A segment of the Acidimicrobiales bacterium genome:
TGCTGGTGGGCGTCACCCACGGCGACGACGAGGCCGCCGCCCACCGCTTGGCGGCCAAGGTGTGGCACCTGCGGGTGCTCGACGACGAGCACGGTGTGATGAACCGCTCGGTGGCGGAGACCGGCGGCGAGGTGCTGGTGGTGAGCCAGTTCACGCTGTACGGCGACACCGCCCGGGGGCGTCGGCCGTCGTGGGTCGCGGCGGCCCCGCCCGAGCAGGCCGAACCCCTGGTCGAGGCGGTGGTGGACCGCTTGCGGGAGCTCGGCGCCACCGTCGAGACCGGGCGCTTCCGGGCCGAGATGGTGGTCGAGCTGGCCAACGACGGCCCGGTGACGCTGCTGCTCGAGGTGTGAGGGGGCCGGACCCGGCCCGGTTCAGTCGGCGGGGCTCGGCTCGGGGGTCGCCGGCACCGCCGCCGGGGCCGGCCGTCGCGCCCCGGGGTGGTGGTGGGCGAGGGCCCAGGCCAGCCCGAGGGCCAGGGCGGCGAGCACCAGCACCGGTGCGTCGCCCCAGCGCACGTACAGCGTCCGGCCGGTGCGGCGCTCGACGGTGCCGGTGACGACCGTCTGCTCGCCGACCGCGCTGCGGGCCACGACCCGGCCGTCGGGCGTGACGAGGGCGCTGAACCCGGTCGGGGCCACCTGGAGCACCCAGCGCCCGGTCTCGATGGCCCGTAGCCGCGACGAGGCGATCTGCTGGCTCTGCACGAGGATCCCTCGGTACGACGAGCCGTTGGTGGGGTTGAGCAGCAGCTCGCCGCCGTTGGCGACCCCGTCGACCCCCCGCCGAGGGAAGAAGATCTCCCACGAGATGGCCACGGCCAGGGGACCCTGGGGCGAGTCGACCACGGCGGGCCCGGCGCCCACGACCGCGTCCCGGGGGACCTCCGACAGGTCGACCAGGTCGTCGAGCAGGCTGCGGAAGGGCACGTACTCGCCGAACGGCACCCGCTGGACCTTCTCGTAGCGGTCGACGATGGTGCCGTCGGGGGCCCACACCACCGCCGCGTTGTGGAACGCGTCGCCGTCGCCCTCGACCACGCCGGCCACCAGGGTGGTGCCGAGCGATCGGGCCAGCAGAGCCAGCTCGGGGCCCTCGCGGGTCTCGGTGACGGGGCCCTCGACGTTCACCACGTTCTCGGGCCACACCACCAGGTCGGTGCCGGGGGGGACGTCGCGGCTGGCGGCCAGGTGGCGCTCGAACACCTGGCGCTCGTCGGTGGAGGAGGCCCGGGTGCCCTGGGGCCCGCCGCCCTGCACCAGGGCGACGTCGAGCCGGCCCGCCCCCCGGCCGTCGGGGGCCACCGCGGCCGCCGCGAGCAGGGCCGCCACCACGGTCAGGCCGGCGAGGGCCGGCCGCCAGCGCCGTTCGAGGGCGGCGGACAGGGCGACGCCGGCGGTGGCCACCGCGGCCACCAGCAGCAGGCTCCCGCCCACCCGGACGACGGCTGCCAGGGGGCCGGCGGCCTGGCCCATGGCCAGGGTCGAGAGGGGCACTCCGCCGAACGGCCAGGCCCAGCGGAGGGCCTCCACCAGGGTGAGGGCCGCCGGCAGGGCGAGGCGTCGGCCCCGCCCGGGTGGCACCGCCAGCGCGGCCAGCCCGACGAGGGCGCTGTACGCCGTGGCGGCGACGACGTAGCCGGGGAGGGTCATGTCGACCATCCAGGCCAGGGTGGGGAAGAGCCAGCCGGCACCGACGAGCGACCCCCGGCGGAAGCGGGTGGCGGCGCCCTGCCCGGCCAGCAGGCGGTCGAGGATCGCGATCCCCGCGACGGCGAGCGGCCACACCCCCACCGGGGGGAGCGCCGCGGCCACGAGGAGCCCGGCGCCGAGAGCGGCCAGCGTCACGAGGAGGGAGCGGGGCATGCGGGCGTCCATGATCGCCGCTCCGTGGGGGGTCGGCACGTCGGCCGGCCGCCCCGGCGGGCGATCAGCCGACGTAGCGGAGGTGCACCACGTACCGGTGGGACGCGGACCCGGGGGGATGGCAGGCGAAGAGCGTGCCGGTGCGGTCGTGGGTCTGGCTGACGATCCGGACGGCATCGGGCGTGACCACCTCGGCGCCGGTCACCTCGTACACGTGGCGCGCGCCGGCGACCGTGAAGACCACCTGGTCGCCGGCCACGAGCTGGTCGAGGTGCCGGAAGGGCTTGCTGTGCGTCACCCGGTGGCCGGCCACCACGACGTTG
Coding sequences within it:
- a CDS encoding D-tyrosyl-tRNA(Tyr) deacylase; this translates as MRAVVQRVRWARVSVDSAVVGRIGAGLCVLVGVTHGDDEAAAHRLAAKVWHLRVLDDEHGVMNRSVAETGGEVLVVSQFTLYGDTARGRRPSWVAAAPPEQAEPLVEAVVDRLRELGATVETGRFRAEMVVELANDGPVTLLLEV
- the lnt gene encoding apolipoprotein N-acyltransferase — translated: MPRSLLVTLAALGAGLLVAAALPPVGVWPLAVAGIAILDRLLAGQGAATRFRRGSLVGAGWLFPTLAWMVDMTLPGYVVAATAYSALVGLAALAVPPGRGRRLALPAALTLVEALRWAWPFGGVPLSTLAMGQAAGPLAAVVRVGGSLLLVAAVATAGVALSAALERRWRPALAGLTVVAALLAAAAVAPDGRGAGRLDVALVQGGGPQGTRASSTDERQVFERHLAASRDVPPGTDLVVWPENVVNVEGPVTETREGPELALLARSLGTTLVAGVVEGDGDAFHNAAVVWAPDGTIVDRYEKVQRVPFGEYVPFRSLLDDLVDLSEVPRDAVVGAGPAVVDSPQGPLAVAISWEIFFPRRGVDGVANGGELLLNPTNGSSYRGILVQSQQIASSRLRAIETGRWVLQVAPTGFSALVTPDGRVVARSAVGEQTVVTGTVERRTGRTLYVRWGDAPVLVLAALALGLAWALAHHHPGARRPAPAAVPATPEPSPAD